One segment of Primulina tabacum isolate GXHZ01 chromosome 6, ASM2559414v2, whole genome shotgun sequence DNA contains the following:
- the LOC142548489 gene encoding transcription repressor OFP13-like has translation MKLPFTLKATENSASATSAPWLWPTCVNNLRTLSFRSYTNENTYKVTNSTYLEDPMDRNSTIEFIDSTPDSFFSATASFNSGISIIGQQDPDDNDASAATAVIQGLKSKRLFFKPGETSSILEEAKTHVFPRTKSVKILAVDSRDPFTDFRASMEEMVEAHGLKDDWDCLEDLLSYYLRVNCRSKHGYIVGAFVDLLLHLQHLAVSPKVSSNPALDKRCSSSSTATHRSFTSHMSVPSSTCSSISPCLSSLENED, from the coding sequence ATGAAGCTGCCATTTACACTCAAAGCCACGGAAAATTCCGCCTCCGCTACCTCCGCTCCTTGGCTATGGCCAACCTGTGTAAACAACCTTAGAACCCTCTCTTTCCGTTCTTACACCAACGAAAACACGTACAAGGTTACGAACTCAACCTATCTCGAAGATCCTATGGATAGAAATAGTACCATTGAATTCATCGACAGTACCCCAGATTCATTTTTCAGCGCGACGGCCTCTTTTAACTCGGGAATCTCCATCATTGGTCAGCAAGATCCGGATGACAACGATGCATCTGCAGCTACTGCTGTGATTCAAGGTTTGAAGTCGAAGAGGCTGTTCTTCAAACCTGGAGAGACGAGCTCCATCCTAGAAGAAGCGAAAACCCACGTCTTTCCACGTACGAAAAGTGTCAAAATCTTGGCTGTGGATTCCAGGGACCCCTTCACAGACTTCAGGGCTTCAATGGAGGAAATGGTGGAAGCCCATGGATTAAAAGATGATTGGGATTGCTTGGAGGATCTCTTGTCTTACTATCTGAGAGTAAATTGCAGAAGTAAACATGGGTATATCGTCGGAGCTTTTGTGGATTTGCTGCTTCATCTTCAACATCTTGCTGTTTCTCCCAAAGTTTCTTCAAATCCCGCCCTCGATAAACGCTGCTCATCTTCTTCAACTGCTACCCACCGTTCTTTTACTTCTCACATGTCAGTTCCTTCTTCCACTTGTTCATCAATCAGCCCATGTTTGTCTTCACTGGAAAATGAAGATTAG
- the LOC142548488 gene encoding LOW QUALITY PROTEIN: E3 ubiquitin-protein ligase PUB22-like (The sequence of the model RefSeq protein was modified relative to this genomic sequence to represent the inferred CDS: deleted 3 bases in 2 codons): MAEVEIPSYFLCPITLDMMKDPVTISTGITFDRDSIENWIFTRENDTCPVTKQVLSDYELIPNITLRRLIQSWCTLHSSHGIERLPTPRSPVSKSQVLKLLNDADSPNMQMGCLRRLKSIASENQANKRCMEAVGTADFLASFIVNKTLETYSADSESEAKSESKLMCEEALTILYSLHLSESWLESVCNQELVESLTNMMQFGSYESRAYAIMLLKSILEVADPARIVINLSSEFFVQCAQILNDEFSRKTIKSTLKVLINVCPWGRNRIKALEAGTVPLLIDLLLDSADKRACEMMLVVLEILCQFAEGRAELLNHSAGIAIVSKKILRISQVASERGVRILHSISKFSATPGVLQVMLHVGVVAKLCLVLQVDCGTKIKETAREMLRLHARAWRNSSCIPQHLICAYPS; this comes from the exons ATGGCGGAAGTAGAAATTCCTTCATATTTCCTGTGTCCCATTACTCTAGACATGATGAAAGATCCGGTGACGATCTCTACTGGCATAACATTCGACAGGGATAGCATCGAAAATTGGATATTCACTCGCGAGAACGACACATGTCCGGTCACGAAACAGGTCCTCTCCGACTACGAATTGATCCCAAACATCACCCTCAGGCGTCTGATCCAATCCTGGTGCACCCTCCACTCCTCGCATGGCATCGAAAGGCTCCCCACACCGAGATCTCCAGTCAGTAAGTCTCAGGTTCTGAAACTACTCAACGATGCCGATTCTCCAAATATGCAGATGGGTTGCTTACGAAGACTTAAATCCATTGCTTCAGAGAATCAGGCTAATAAAAGATGCATGGAAGCGGTCGGAACTGCCGATTTCTTGGCATCGTTTATTGTAAATAAAACCCTGGAAACTTATAGCGCTGACAGCGAATCTGAAGCTAAATCGGAATCgaaattgatgtgcgaggagGCTTTAACCATTCTTTACAGTCTCCATCTGTCGGAATCGTGGTTGGAATCAGTCTGCAACCAAGAGTTAGTCGAATCCTTGACCAATATGATGCAATTTGGGAGCTACGAATCACGGGCGTATGCTATCATGCTACTAAAGTCAATTCTTGAAGTAGCCGATCCAGCTCGAATCGTCATCAACCTAAGTTCCGAATTCTTTGTTCAATGTGCACAAATCTTGAATGACGAGTTCTCGAGAAAGACTATAAAATCCACGCTCAAAGTGCTGATCAACGTCTGTCCATGGGGGAGGAACAGGATCAAAGCATTGGAAGCAGGCACGGTCCCTTTATTGATCGaccttttactagattcagcggATAAAAGGGCTTGTGAAATGATGCTAGTGGTGCTGGAGATACTATGCCAGTTCGCGGAGGGTAGAGCCGAGCTGCTGAATCACAGCGCTGGAATAGCCATTGTTTCGAAGAAAATACTTCGAATCTCTCAGGTGGCAAGCGAGCGGGGTGTGAGGATTTTGCAttcgatttcaaaattttcggcTACGCCCGGAGTTTTGCAGGTT ATGTTACATGTCGGTGTGGTGGCGAAATTGTGCTTAGTTCTTCAAGTGGAT TGTGGGACTAAGATAAAGGAGACAGCAAGAGAAATGCTTCGATTGCATGCTAGGGCTTGGAGGAATTCTTCATGCATTCCTCAGCATCTCATTTGTGCATATCCATCTTGA
- the LOC142548486 gene encoding BEL1-like homeodomain protein 1 has protein sequence MATYFHGNSEILGSGDGLQTLIFMNPAYVGFSDNQPSAAANNSNFVFLNPNSSGSLPHAPPSQTQHFVGIPLQNSSSTTAAAMSTQQQSHQPNVSALHGFFPGVHYNLYNQQIDLQEARDVSHSNQGLSLSLSSEQQQQQPPMVYGSFKQEREIPSQAVVTNISTPRGGDVKGSSGGSPSSTSGVSTGVNGVQSVLLSSKYLKAVQELLDEVANVGKGEKSRNESDKGIGEQLHTHGKSTADAANEDGQSGGGESSVKRRSEHSTAERQEIQMKKAKLVNMLDEVEQRYRQYHHQMQIVISWFEQAAGIGSAKAYTAVALQTISKQFRCLKDAILGQIKSASKSLGEEDSFGDKMEGSRLKYVDNQIRQQRALQQLGMIQPNAWRPQRGLPERSVSVLRAWLFEHFLHPYPKDSDKMILAKQTGLTRSQVSNWFINARVRLWKPMVEEMYLEEMKENEKTGSDDKHRKREQIDDSISKSPKEKSPGIKKPNKSIISNQETYQPPNQNTASTMALPTNSTSQIGANIRSQPHFNLVASSEMERISQPSPKKQRIPEIIDFASKATDTGLMSLKFGIERQTRDGFTFMGAPTNFIGGFGSYPMGELERFGPQQFQAPYSGNGVSLTLGLPHCESLPISGSHQAYLPNQSIQIGRGVEIGEANFITSEY, from the exons ATGGCTACGTACTTTCATGGGAATTCGGAAATCCTAGGAAGTGGCGATGGATTACAAACCCTTATTTTCATGAATCCTGCCTACGTTGGATTCTCTGACAACCAGCCGTCAGCAGCTGCAAACAACAGCAACTTCGTATTCCTCAACCCAAACTCATCTGGAAGCTTACCCCACGCGCCGCCGTCACAAACTCAACATTTTGTCGGCATCCCCCTCCAGAACTCCAGTTCAACCACCGCAGCTGCCATGTCAACGCAACAGCAGTCTCACCAGCCAAATGTATCGGCCCTCCACGGATTCTTTCCGGGAGTCCACTACAATCTTTACAACCAGCAAATCGACCTACAGGAGGCGCGTGACGTTTCACACTCTAATCAAGGACTTTCATTGAGCCTGTCTTCTgagcagcaacagcagcagcCGCCGATGGTGTATGGTTCTTTCAAGCAGGAAAGAGAGATCCCCTCTCAAGCAGTCGTGACCAACATATCTACGCCACGTGGAGGTGATGTCAAGGGTTCTTCCGGAGGATCGCCGTCCTCAACTTCCGGCGTTTCAACCGGCGTGAATGGGGTGCAGAGCGTACTGTTGAGTTCCAAGTATTTGAAAGCGGTGCAGGAGCTTCTTGATGAAGTTGCTAATGTTGGGAAAGGAGAAAAGAGTAGAAATGAATCCGACAAGGGGATTGGTGAGCAGCTACATACTCATGGAAAATCAACGGCCGACGCGGCGAATGAAGATGGGCAAAGTGGTGGTGGAGAGAGCAGTGTAAAACGTAGGTCTGAGCATAGTACAGCAGAGAGACAGGAAATTCAGATGAAGAAAGCTAAGCTTGTTAACATGCTTGACGAG GTTGAGCAGAGGTACAGGCAATACCATCACCAGATGCAGATTGTAATTTCTTGGTTCGAACAAGCAGCTGGAATCGGCTCTGCAAAGGCTTACACAGCCGTAGCTCTTCAAACAATCTCGAAGCAATTCCGGTGCCTAAAAGACGCAATCTTGGGCCAAATCAAATCTGCAAGCAAAAGTTTAGGTGAAGAAGACAGCTTTGGAGACAAGATGGAAGGTTCAAGACTCAAATACGTGGACAATCAGATTCGACAGCAAAGAGCTTTGCAGCAACTGGGAATGATCCAGCCCAACGCTTGGAGACCCCAGAGAGGACTGCCGGAAAGATCTGTTTCTGTTCTACGCGCCTGGCTCTTCGAACATTTCCTCCATCC TTATCCCAAGGATTCAGATAAGATGATACTTGCTAAACAGACAGGGCTCACCAGAAGTCAG GTGTCTAATTGGTTTATAAATGCTCGGGTTCGACTTTGGAAGCCGATGGTGGAGGAGATGTATTTagaagaaatgaaagaaaatgagaaaactgGATCAGATGATAAACATCGCAAAAGAGAACAAATTGACGACTCGATCTCGAAATCTCCAAAAGAAAAGAGCCCAGGAATCAAGAAACCAAACAAAAGCATTATCTCAAATCAAGAAACATACCAGCCTCCAAACCAGAACACTGCTTCAACAATGGCACTACCTACAAATTCGACGTCCCAAATCGGAGCAAACATCAGAAGCCAACCACATTTCAACCTCGTTGCATCATCCGAAATGGAAAGAATCAGCCAACCGAGTCCCAAGAAACAACGGATTCCTGAAATAATAGACTTTGCCTCAAAGGCAACCGATACCGGACTGATGTCCCTGAAATTTGGCATCGAGAGGCAAACCAGAGACGGTTTCACCTTTATGGGAGCTCCCACGAATTTCATTGGAGGGTTTGGCTCGTATCCAATGGGTGAACTCGAGAGATTCGGGCCCCAGCAATTCCAAGCTCCATATTCTGGCAATGGTGTTTCACTCACCCTGGGCCTCCCCCACTGCGAAAGCCTTCCCATTTCAGGATCCCATCAAGCATATCTCCCAAATCAAAGCATACAAATAGGAAGGGGAGTCGAAATCGGCGAAGCAAACTTCATAACTTCAGAATACTAA